A genome region from Penaeus chinensis breed Huanghai No. 1 chromosome 15, ASM1920278v2, whole genome shotgun sequence includes the following:
- the LOC125033018 gene encoding acyl-coenzyme A thioesterase 1-like isoform X2, producing the protein MTRICALTRVLKDKLRTLKVCTPVQSIFPQIRSLSVTPGARDTNQGSWLSATPRVCLHDVPTILRAGGLKPNTPVTLTADLTDENGKQFCSHAHYVTDVEGKLDVSVAEAVGGSYNGVFPAGLLTTLSPAPHELPTLRLYRRNPELPWKILIRVLDGHQPRGAQQETLSELELERRLMGPGVRRVQVREGRIRGALYLPPGPGPFPGIVDMFGSVGGIMEFRSAMLASRGFASLALAIFNYDDLPKTTARIELDYFEEAVEYLLSRPEVIPDRCGAVAISKSGDIVFSMGTAFPAVKAVVGISSCTMVFHSKFFYKGKFYGKGVEVPLALMEADETGAVSTDLTYLFDPDNPLMIPVERADDETHFLVAVGDDDPWGFRASIPAFRERMLRNNRRNFETVLYPGTGHIIEPPYGPLIHSSFQRHLPSKVRHEVYDKGVAMKWGGKPKPTCDAQVDLWRRMRAFLMQHVRDESHWYQEYLQERRG; encoded by the exons ATGACTAGAATATGTGCGCTAACAAGGGTTCTGAAGGACAAATTAAGAACGCTGAAAGTGTGTACTCCCGTACAAAGTATATTTCCCCAAATAAGAAGCCTGTCTGTGACCCCAGGAGCCCGAGACACAAACCAAGGTTCTTGGCTGTCTGCTACGCCACGAGTGTGTTTACATGACGTCCCGACTATACTTCGGGCTGGCGGACTCAAGCCGAACACACCTGTAACTCTAACAGCCGACCTTACAGACGAAAATGGCAAACAA TTCTGCTCCCACGCACACTATGTCACCGACGTCGAGGGAAAGCTGGACGTGAGCGTGGCGGAAGCAGTGGGCGGCTCGTACAACGGCGTCTTTCCCGCGGGTCTTTTAACTACGCTGTCGCCGGCGCCTCACGAACTGCCGACGCTTAGACTGTATCGCCGGAACCCGGAGTTGCCGTGGAAG ATCCTTATCCGAGTCCTGGATGGCCACCAGCCTCGAGGGGCGCAACAGGAGACCCTGTCAGAGCTGGAGTTGGAGCGCCGGCTGATGGGCCCCGGCGTGCGACGCGTGCAGGTGCGGGAGGGAAGGATCCGCGGGGCCCTGTACCTTCCGCCTGGCCCCGGACCTTTCCCTGGAATCGTGGACATGTTCGGCTCCGTCGGCGGCATCATGGAATTCAGATCAG CCATGTTAGCATCAAGAGGATTCGCCAGCTTAGCCCTGGCCATCTTCAACTACGACGACTTGCCGAAAACGACGGCTCGCATCGAACTAGACTACTTCGAGGAGGCCGTGGAGTACCTGCTCTCCCGGCCGGAGGTCATCCCCGACCGGTGCGGCGCCGTGGCCATTAGCAAGTCGGGGGACATCGTGTTCAGCATGGGCACGGCCTTCCCCGCCGTGAAGGCCGTTGTGGGCATAAGTTCATGTACGATGGTGTTCCATTCGAAGTTCTTCTACAAGGGCAAGTTCTACGGCAAGGGCGTGGAGGTGCCCTTGGCCTTGATGGAAGCAGACGAGACCGGCGCTGTGTCCACCGACTTGACCTACCTGTTCGACCCGGACAACCCGCTGATGATCCCCGTGGAGCGCGCCGACGACGAGACGCACTTCCTGGTGGCCGTGGGCGACGACGACCCGTGGGGCTTCCGCGCGAGCATCCCGGCCTTCCGCGAGCGGATGCTCAGGAACAACAGGAGGAACTTCGAGACCGTCCTGTACCCGGGCACGGGGCATATCATCGAGCCTCCCTACGGCCCGCTCATCCACAGCTCTTTCCAGCGCCACTTGCCCAGCAAGGTGCGCCACGAGGTTTACGACAAGGGCGTGGCCATGAAGTGGGGAGGGAAGCCCAAGCCGACGTGCGACGCCCAGGTGGACCTGTGGCGCCGCATGCGGGCCTTCCTCATGCAGCACGTGCGGGACGAAAGCCACTGGTACCAGGAATATCTTCAGGAacgaagaggatag
- the LOC125033018 gene encoding acyl-coenzyme A thioesterase 1-like isoform X1, which yields MTRICALTRVLKDKLRTLKVCTPVQSIFPQIRSLSVTPGARDTNQGSWLSATPRVCLHDVPTILRAGGLKPNTPVTLTADLTDENGKQFCSHAHYISDADGEVNAGVASSVGGSYEGVFPAGLLTTLAPAPHEFPLLRLYRRDPLLPWKITVKVLEGHQPLGTQEEAVSEVELERHLVGPGVRRIPVREGRVRATLFLPQGPGPFPGVIDMFGTAGGLMEFRAAMMASRGIASMALAYFAFEDLPKTTESFDLEYFAEAAELLMSWEGVIPDRCGIVAVSKAADIAFTLATWVPEVKAVVSISGSPVAYDSVITYQGKTILEGFKMDLSFIRLDEHGRLYPLREMIQLLTPDHPQFIPINLADDDTYFLVVGGDDDAWSCDIPVHSVRERMEMFGRTEKLETKVYPGAGHILEPPYGALVHHSYHRHLPVVGGEDGTERITGVPILWGGRPLEHCVAQEDLWPRMRKFLVKHVRDKSPWYQQHKND from the exons ATGACTAGAATATGTGCGCTAACAAGGGTTCTGAAGGACAAATTAAGAACGCTGAAAGTGTGTACTCCCGTACAAAGTATATTTCCCCAAATAAGAAGCCTGTCTGTGACCCCAGGAGCCCGAGACACAAACCAAGGTTCTTGGCTGTCTGCTACGCCACGAGTGTGTTTACATGACGTCCCGACTATACTTCGGGCTGGCGGACTCAAGCCGAACACACCTGTAACTCTAACAGCCGACCTTACAGACGAAAATGGCAAACAA TTCTGTTCGCACGCCCACTACATCAGCGACGCGGACGGCGAGGTGAATGCAGGCGTGGCTTCATCTGTGGGCGGCTCGTACGAGGGCGTGTTCCCAGCTGGCCTCCTGACCACCTTAGCGCCCGCGCCCCATGAGTTCCCGTTGCTCAGGTTGTATCGTCGGGATCCTCTGCTGCCGTGGAAG ATCACCGTGAAGGTCCTCGAGGGCCACCAGCCGCTGGGGACGCAGGAGGAGGCGGTGTCGGAGGTGGAGTTGGAGCGCCACCTGGTGGGCCCGGGCGTGAGACGGATTcctgtgagggaagggagagtccGCGCTACCTTGTTCCTCCCGCAGGGTCCTGGGCCCTTTCCGGGGGTCATTGATATGTTCGGGACAGCGGGGGGGCTCATGGAGTTCAGGGCAG CCATGATGGCCTCCCGCGGAATCGCTTCCATGGCCCTGGCCTACTTCGCCTTCGAGGACCTCCCCAAAACCACGGAAAGCTTCGACCTGGAGTACTTCGCCGAGGCCGCCGAGTTGCTCATGTCCTGGGAGGGCGTGATCCCCGACAGGTGCGGGATCGTGGCCGTGAGCAAGGCGGCGGACATCGCCTTCACCTTGGCCACGTGGGTGCCCGAGGTTAAGGCCGTGGTGAGCATTAGCGGCTCGCCCGTCGCCTACGACTCCGTCATCACCTACCAGGGTAAGACCATCCTCGAGGGCTTCAAGATGGACCTGAGCTTCATCCGGCTTGACGAGCACGGTCGGCTCTACCCGCTCAGGGAGATGATCCAGCTGCTTACGCCCGACCACCCGCAGTTCATCCCCATCAACCTGGCGGACGATGACACCTACTTCCTGGTCGTGGGCGGCGACGACGACGCGTGGTCCTGCGACATTCCCGTCCACAGCGTCCGGGAGCGAATGGAGATGTTCGGCCGGACGGAGAAGCTGGAGACGAAAGTATATCCGGGAGCTGGTCACATCCTGGAGCCTCCGTACGGCGCCCTCGTCCACCACTCGTACCACAGGCATCTTCCCGTCGTGGGCGGCGAGGACGGGACCGAGAGGATCACGGGCGTGCCTATCCTCTGGGGAGGGCGGCCATTAGAACACTGTGTTGCTCAGGAGGATCTGTGGCCCCGGATGAGAAAATTTCTCGTCAAGCACGTTCGTGACAAGAGTCCTTGGTATCAGCAGCACAAGAACGATTGA